One genomic region from Zalophus californianus isolate mZalCal1 chromosome 14, mZalCal1.pri.v2, whole genome shotgun sequence encodes:
- the ZNF10 gene encoding zinc finger protein 10 isoform X5, translating to MYKDVMLENYKNLISLGHQLPKPDVILQLEKGEEPWLVERGIHRETHPDLETAVEIKSSISSKSISKNKQSYGIKMEGIAKNDLWYLSLEEVWKCEDQMDKYQENQERHLRQVAFTQKRVLTQERVCENGKYGGNCLLPTQLVLREYFHKHDSHTKNLKHNLVFSGHQESYASSSECGPTFCQNIHLIQFARTQPGDKSYKCPDPVNSLTGGTSLGISKGIHREKPYECKECGKFFSWRSNLTRHRLIHTGEKPYECKECGKSFSRSSHLIGHQKTHTGEEPYECKECGKSFSWFSHLVTHQRTHTGDKLYTCSQCGKSFVHSSRLIRHQRTHTGEKPYECPECGKSFRQSTHLILHQRTHVRVRPYECNECGKSYSQRSHLVVHHRTHTGLKPFECKDCGKCFSRSSHLFSHQRTHTGEKPYECHDCGKSFSQSSALIVHQRIHTGEKPYECCQCGKAFIRKNDLIKHQRVHVGENTYKCNQCGIVFSQNSPLIVHQIAHTGEQFSTCNQCGTALVNSPNLIRYQTNHIRGNTY from the coding sequence atttggagACTGCAGTTGAGATTAAATCATCAATTTCCAGTAAgagcatttctaaaaataaacaatcctATGGTATTAAAATGGAAGGAATTGCAAAGAATGATCTCTGGTATTTGTCATTAGAAGAAGTCTGGAAATGTGAAGACCAGATGGACAAGTATCAGGAAAACCAGGAGAGACATTTGAGGCAAGTGGCATTCACCCAGAAGAGAGTACTTACTCAGGAGAGAGTCtgtgaaaatggtaaatatggGGGAAACTGTCTTCTTCCTACTCAGCTGGTACTGAGAGAGTATTTCCATAAACATGACTCAcatactaaaaatttaaaacataatttagtTTTTAGTGGTCATCAGGAAAGCTATGCAAGTAGCAGTGAATGTGGTCCAACCTTCTGTCAAAACATTCACCTTATTCAGTTTGCAAGAACCCAGCCAGGAGATAAGTCCTACAAATGCCCTGATCCTGTTAACTCTCTTACTGGTGGTACATCCCTTGGTATATCAAAGGGTATACATagggagaaaccctatgaatgtaaggagTGTGGAAAATTCTTCAGCTGGCGCTCTAATCTTACCAGGCATCGGCTTattcatactggagaaaaaccctaTGAGTGTAAAGAATGTGGAAAATCTTTCAGCCGGAGTTCTCACCTCATTGGACATCAGAAGACTCACACTGGTGAAGaaccctatgaatgtaaagaGTGTGGAAAGTCCTTCAGCTGGTTTTCTCACCTTGTCACccatcagagaactcacacaggagaCAAACTGTACACATGTAGCCAGTGTGGGAAATCTTTTGTTCACAGCTCCAGGCTTATTAGGCACCAGAGaactcatactggagagaaaccctatgaatgtccTGAGTGTGGGAAGTCTTTCAGACAGAGCACACATCTCATTCTGCATCAGAGAACTCATGTGAGAGTAAGGCCCTATGAGTGTAACGAGTGTGGGAAATCTTATAGCCAGAGATCTCACCTTGTGGTGCACCACAGAACTCACACCGGACTGAAGCCCTTCGAGTGTAAAGACTGTGGAAAATGCTTCAGTCGAAGCTCTCACCTGTTCTCCCATCAGAGAacccacactggagagaaaccatatgaatGCCATGATTGCGGGAAATCCTTCAGCCAGAGTTCTGCCCTCATTGtgcatcagagaattcatactggagagaagccATATGAATGTTGCcaatgtggaaaagccttcatCCGGAAGAATGACCTTATTAAGCATCAGAGGGTTCATGTTGGGGAAAACACCTATAAGTGTAATCAGTGTGGGATTGTCTTCAGCCAGAACTCTCCACTGATTGTACATCAAATAGCCCACACTGGAGAACAGTTCTCAACATGTAACCAGTGTGGGACAGCACTTGTCAACAGCCCTAACCTTATTCGATACCAGACCAATCATATTAGAGGAAATACTTACTAA